Proteins from one Triticum aestivum cultivar Chinese Spring chromosome 7A, IWGSC CS RefSeq v2.1, whole genome shotgun sequence genomic window:
- the LOC123152188 gene encoding probable RNA methyltransferase At5g51130: protein MATTAAPEGVAQPPSAAKGPKGEAERKQSDAQGRGGNGGGGGGGGGGGAGGGGGGRGKKRKNKGGAFIYGNYRNYYGYRIDRNVGEDPRLEIFKKEWFAGKDCLDIGCNQGLVTIGIATKFECRSILGVDIDKGLIDLANWNLRRISRTGNVAPESAKVHNSSDSTAQSCPEEVVSEMPNGNISKDEQPDLFEIVSFRSENFVQSKHKYAEQYDTIMCLSVTKWIHLNWGDDGIITLFVKIWSLLRPGGIFIMEPQPWTSYRKNRLVSEFAKENFKYICIYPEKFREVLLDKVGFRSAEVITNRLVGSVAGFDRPIEVYYK, encoded by the exons ATGGCCACCACGGCTGCGCCGGAGGGCGTCGCGCAGCCACCTTCCGCTGCCAAGGGGCCCAAAGGAGAGGCGGAGAGAAAACAGAGCGACGCACAGGGAAGAGGAGGaaacggcggtggtggtggtggcggcggcggcggtggtgcaggTGGTGGGGGCGGAGGTAGAGGGAAGAAGCGGAAGAACAAGGGAGGTGCCTTCATCTACGGAAACTACAGGAACTACTACGGCTACCGA ATTGATCGTAACGTTGGTGAAGATCCCCGCCTTGAGATATTCAAGAAGGAGTGGTTTGCAGGCAAGGATTGTCTCGATATTGGATGCAACCAAGGTTTGGTCACAATCGGTATAG CGACGAAGTTTGAATGTCGAAGCATCCTTGGAGTTGACATCGATAAAG GTTTGATTGACCTTGCTAACTGGAATTTAAGAAGGATATCTCGAACAGGCAATGTGGCTCCAGAAAGTGCCAAGGTCCATAACTCGTCAGACTCCACAGCTCAGAGCTGTCCAGAAGAAGTGGTATCTGAAATGCCAAATGGAAATATTTCTAAGGACGAACAACCTGATCTTTTTGAAATTGTCTCTTTTCGGTCTGAAAATTTTGTACAGAGCAAACACAAATATGCAGAACAGTATGACACCATCATGTG TTTGAGCGTGACAAAATGGATCCACCTGAACTGGGGTGATGATGGCATAATCACTTTGTTTGTGAAGATATGGAGTCTTCTAAGACCG GGAGGGATTTTTATCATGGAGCCTCAACCTTGGACCTCGTATAGGAAAAACAGATTAGTGTCAGAG TTTGCCAAAGAAAACTTCAAATATATCTGTATATACCCTGAGAAATTCCGGGAGGTACTTCTTGATAAG GTAGGATTCAGGTCAGCAGAGGTGATTACCAACAGATTGGTCGGATCCGTCGCTGGTTTTGACCGCCCAATTGAAGTTTACTACAAATGA